The genomic DNA TCACAGGCCGTGGAAATGGTTACTGAACAGTTTCCACAATCTCCCGAACGGGATGAGATCATCGCATTTATCCGCGACTCGGAACGAGGGATTATGAAAGGCTATGCCTCCACAAAGAATGAGAATCGTCTTAGAGAATATTTGTAAGTCCTACCACGGAACCAGGTTGTTCCAACATGTAAACCTCTCCCTTACCCAACCGAACTCGACCGCTATTCTGGGTCCGAACGGTTCCGGAAAATCTACTTTTCTTCAGGTTATCGCCGGCTATGTCTCCCCTACCTCCGGAAATATTCGCATGGAATCCGATGATCATGTGATTTCTTCCAGCCAATATGCCACACATATTTCCATGGCCGCACCTTACCTGGAATTACCTGCTGAATTGAGCCTTGAAGAAATGACGTCGTTCCACTTCCGTTTCAAACCACTGCGCCACAATGCGGATCTCGGTCATGCCCTGGAGTCCTCCGGGCTTGCATCTCATAAACAGAAGGCCATACGCCACTTATCTTCAGGCATGAAACAACGGGTAAAACTGATCCTTGCACTTCTAGCAGATACCCCCGTGGTACTACTTGACGAACCCACGTCAAACCTGGATCGGCAGGGCATTCAGTGGTACCGTGACCTCGTGAACATGCACATCCGTGACCGACTGTGTTTGGTAGCGTCAAATCACCAGGAAAATGAATATGATTTTTGTGATGCCGTTTTAGACATCACGGACTTCAAGTAATATTGTACCTTTATACAAACCTTTGAACGAAGATTAGATTATGGCCACAACCGCTGACTTCAAGAATGGGCTATGCATCGAGTTTAACCACGGACTCTATCAGA from Flavobacteriales bacterium includes the following:
- a CDS encoding ABC transporter ATP-binding protein — encoded protein: MRIVLENICKSYHGTRLFQHVNLSLTQPNSTAILGPNGSGKSTFLQVIAGYVSPTSGNIRMESDDHVISSSQYATHISMAAPYLELPAELSLEEMTSFHFRFKPLRHNADLGHALESSGLASHKQKAIRHLSSGMKQRVKLILALLADTPVVLLDEPTSNLDRQGIQWYRDLVNMHIRDRLCLVASNHQENEYDFCDAVLDITDFK